ATCATCGCGAGCGATGTCTGGTTCAGCACATTGGTGAAATTATAGATCGTCGGAAAGGCGCGCGGCGACAGGATCGAAAAGGCAACGATCATCGCCAGCAGGCCGATAATCGTGGCATAACGGGCAAAAGCGCCGAGCGCTTGTTTTGCGCCTGGAGAAAGACTGCGGGTCGAAACGGCCAGATCGCTCATGTCAGTTCCTTTCATTGCCGTCGAAAGCATAACTGGCTTCGACGAGTGCATTGCGGGTGATGCCGGCGCCGGTCAGTTCCCGCACAATGCGGCCTTCCGCCATGACGAGAACGCGGTCGCAGAGGTCGGGCAATTCATCGGGCTCCGAGGACACGACGATGACCGCCATGCCGCGCGCGGCCAATTCCCGGATCAGCCGGTGTATATCTGCCCGGGCACCGATATCGACGCCCCTGGTCGGCTCGTCGAGAATGAGGATTTTCGGCAAGCGCAAAAGCCACCGGCCAATCACCACCTTCTGCTGGTTGCCGCCGGAGAGCAGGCCGACCGGCGTCTCGATCGACTGCGCCTTGATCGAGAGGTCGCGGACGGTTTGCGACGAAAGATCTGCGCGGCGACGATAATCGATCAACGGCAGCGCTGGATTGCGGATGATATTGGTGAGATTGGAGAGCTGCAGATTGAAGGCGACGCTCTTTGTCAGGAGCAGCCCATCGGCGCGACGCTCTTCCGGCACCAGCCCGAGCCCCGCCTTAACCGCCTGTGCAGGTGTCTTCGGCAGAAAGGACTGGCCGTCCAGCGTCATCTGCCCCGCATCGGCGCGATCGGCGCCATAAATCAGCCGGATCAACTCCGTGCGCCCGGCGCCGACAAGGCCGCCTATGCCAAGCACTTCGCCGCGATGCAGTTCAAAGGAAACATCCTTCACCTTCGGCAGCCGGCTCAGCCCCGATACCGAAAGCATCGCTTCCTTCCGCACATAATGTTTTTCGTGGCTGAGATTTTCGACCACGCCGCCGACAATCGCTTCGACAAGAGCGGCGCGCGTGAGGTTCGGTCTGTCGATGACAGTCACGAAATTGCCGTCGCGGAAGACGGTGACAGCGGCACACAGCCTTAGGATCTCGTCGAGCCTGTGTGAGACATAAAGGATCGAAACACCCGTATCCCGCAAGTCCTCAATGATCTTGAAGAGCTTTTCGCTTTCTGCGGCCGAAAGCGATGCGGTTGGCTCATCCATGACGATCAGCCGCGCTTTGCGCATCAGCGCCCGGCAGATATTGATCAGCCAGTTTTCCGCCGTCGAGAGGTCCTTCACCTTGGCGTTCAGTGGAGCAACTATGCCGACACGTCGGGCGACCGGCTCGACATCGCGCGCAATCGCTGTCCAGTCGACAATCCCGAACCTAGTCTTTTTCGGCAGGCCCAGCATGATGTTTTCCAGGACGGTCATTCCGGGAATGAAAGCGAGCTCCTGATGGATGAAATTCATGCCGAGATCAGTCGCGACCGCCGGGCTGGCGACGGCGACCGGGTTGCCGTCGATCAACACCTCCCCAGCATCGGCATAGGTGAGACCGGCAAGAACCTTGATCAGCGTCGATTTTCCGGCGCCATTTGCACCGACGAGGCCGTGGATTTCTCCGGCACGGAGCGTCAGCGACACGCCCCTTAACGCCTGGACGCCGCCATAGGTTTTCCGGACATCACGGGCAACAAGAAACGGAGGCGTTAAAGACGCCTCCTTTTCCGGGTTGGACGCAAGCATTGCTTCTCTTCCGATCCTGTCCGAAGCCGGCCTACTGGACCGCATCGGGATGTTGTTTGAGGAAGTCCGCCACAGTATCCTTGGTGATCAGCACTGCCGGCACCTCGACAGCCTGCGGCTTCCAGTCCGCGCCGGCCGTTTTGATGTCCGCCAGCAGCTTAATCATATTGTAGCCTTCGGTGTAACTGTCCTCCCATGCGGTCGCGGTCATGTGACCGTTCCTGATATTTTCGATCGCCTGCGCGTTGCCGTTAACGCCATAGACCATCACGTCATCGCGCCCCTGAGAGCGAAGCGAGCCGATTGCGCCGATTGCCGGATCGTCCCAGCAACCCCAGATCGCCAGCTTTCCTTCTCCCGGAGGATGAGAAGCAAGCCACGCATTGGCATATTGGGCGCCATCCTCGATATAGCCGGGGATGCGCACCTCGTTCTTCGTCACCTTGATGTCCGGGTGGCTTTCCAGCATCTTGTCCATCAGCGTTTCGCGGTTTCGGCAGACCTCGCCGGTGCGGTAGGTGAGTGCTAGAAGTTCGCCCTTGCCGCCCATATCGTCGATCATCTTCTGGATGACCGGCTCGGCAATCGGCGCGCCGGAACCGTTGGTCGCCGCCACGCTCAACCCGAGCCCGCCGCCCCATGTGACGACCGGGATATTAGCCTGCTTGGCCGCATCAAGGCCGGCTCCGATCGAAGATGCAGGAAAGACGAGATCGGCGATCGCAAAGGCACCTCGCTGCACAAAATTCTGGATGGCCGCATTTGCCTGGTCGGCGCTGCCCGCAGCATCGACGACGGAGACTTCATACCCGAGCTCTGCGGCAGCCTTCTTGGCGCCATTGATATAGCGGACATTATTTGCCTCGGTTGCCGCAATCGAAACGAGACCAACCAGCGGCTTGTCGGCCGCATGCACTGGCACAGCCGCGAGCGTTGCAGCCGCGAGCACAATACCCAAAGAAACGAAGTTCATAGCTTTCCTCCCAATCCCACCGCCGATGTTCAGCAAACGTCAGCTAACCGTTTCGCTAACATTCTTGATTTCTCGTGAATCCGCAAGTATTTTTGCCGAATATCTGGACAAATTTACGGATTTGCCGCAAGCATTCCAGCGAAACGATTAGCTGGATTGGTCCCGACCGCGAATGGCAACGATAAGAGATGTGGCAAACCGTGCACAAGTATCGACGGCGACCGTATCGGCAGTCGTCAATGAATCTGCCTATGTCAGCCCTGAACTGCGCGCGCGGGTCAACGCTGCGATCAACGAGCTCAATTATGCTCCGTTACAGGCGGCCCGCAGTCTCAAGCGCGGACGCAGTCAGTTGCTCGCGCTGGTCGTTGCCGATCTCGCCAATCCGTTTTTTGCGCGGCTTGTCTGGGCTGCAGAGGCGGCGGTGGCCGCCTGGGGTTACTCGCTTGTCCTGTTCAACAGCGACGAGAAACCGGAAAACGAGCGGCGCATCCTCGCGCGGATCCGTGCGCTTTCCTGCGACGGGATCATCCTCGTGCCGGTCGACGTCGTCTCGACACAGCCGCAGCGCGATAGCGAAGGTGAAGCGATCCCGACTGTCCTGTTTGGCCGCACCGTCGAGGGCCAGAATACTGACACGATCACCATCGATAACGTCTCTGCCGCCCGACAGGTCACCAATTACCTGATGGATCTCGGGCATACGCGCATAGGCACCATTACCGGTCCCCTGCATCTGACAACAGGCCGTGGCCGTCTTGATGGCATGCTGGAGGCCATGCGCGCACGCGGGCTGACACCGGCGCCAAACCATATCCGTGCCGGCGAATTTCGGGAGGATACCGCCTATTCCGTCGCTCGCGAACTGCTGACGCAGCCCGAGCCCCCGACTGCGATATATGTCGCCAACGGTGTCATGGCGCTCGGTGTCATGAGAGCGCTCGCCGATCTTGGCCTGAAATGCCCCGATGATATTTCGATCGCGTCTACGGACACTATTCCCGGCATTGGAGGGCTGCGGCCTCGCCTGACGCGTACAGAGCATCCGGTTATCGATATGACCAACGAGGCGTTGCGTCTGTTGGTAGATCGTATCAGTCGCGGGGCCGGCGCCGACGCGCGCAATGTCGTCTTCCAGCCCTCGCTCGTTGTGGGCGAGAGTTGCGCGCCACTCAAGAGCCGCTGAAGTGAAGTGGC
This genomic window from Sinorhizobium sp. B11 contains:
- a CDS encoding sugar ABC transporter ATP-binding protein is translated as MLASNPEKEASLTPPFLVARDVRKTYGGVQALRGVSLTLRAGEIHGLVGANGAGKSTLIKVLAGLTYADAGEVLIDGNPVAVASPAVATDLGMNFIHQELAFIPGMTVLENIMLGLPKKTRFGIVDWTAIARDVEPVARRVGIVAPLNAKVKDLSTAENWLINICRALMRKARLIVMDEPTASLSAAESEKLFKIIEDLRDTGVSILYVSHRLDEILRLCAAVTVFRDGNFVTVIDRPNLTRAALVEAIVGGVVENLSHEKHYVRKEAMLSVSGLSRLPKVKDVSFELHRGEVLGIGGLVGAGRTELIRLIYGADRADAGQMTLDGQSFLPKTPAQAVKAGLGLVPEERRADGLLLTKSVAFNLQLSNLTNIIRNPALPLIDYRRRADLSSQTVRDLSIKAQSIETPVGLLSGGNQQKVVIGRWLLRLPKILILDEPTRGVDIGARADIHRLIRELAARGMAVIVVSSEPDELPDLCDRVLVMAEGRIVRELTGAGITRNALVEASYAFDGNERN
- a CDS encoding sugar ABC transporter substrate-binding protein, with amino-acid sequence MNFVSLGIVLAAATLAAVPVHAADKPLVGLVSIAATEANNVRYINGAKKAAAELGYEVSVVDAAGSADQANAAIQNFVQRGAFAIADLVFPASSIGAGLDAAKQANIPVVTWGGGLGLSVAATNGSGAPIAEPVIQKMIDDMGGKGELLALTYRTGEVCRNRETLMDKMLESHPDIKVTKNEVRIPGYIEDGAQYANAWLASHPPGEGKLAIWGCWDDPAIGAIGSLRSQGRDDVMVYGVNGNAQAIENIRNGHMTATAWEDSYTEGYNMIKLLADIKTAGADWKPQAVEVPAVLITKDTVADFLKQHPDAVQ
- a CDS encoding LacI family transcriptional regulator, translated to MATIRDVANRAQVSTATVSAVVNESAYVSPELRARVNAAINELNYAPLQAARSLKRGRSQLLALVVADLANPFFARLVWAAEAAVAAWGYSLVLFNSDEKPENERRILARIRALSCDGIILVPVDVVSTQPQRDSEGEAIPTVLFGRTVEGQNTDTITIDNVSAARQVTNYLMDLGHTRIGTITGPLHLTTGRGRLDGMLEAMRARGLTPAPNHIRAGEFREDTAYSVARELLTQPEPPTAIYVANGVMALGVMRALADLGLKCPDDISIASTDTIPGIGGLRPRLTRTEHPVIDMTNEALRLLVDRISRGAGADARNVVFQPSLVVGESCAPLKSR